The stretch of DNA GTGTTAGGTGTCATCATGTTTGGGACTATGGTTGGAAATATTTTAGTTGTATTATCAGTTTTCACATACAAACCGTTGAGAAacgtgcaaaatatatttttagtttccttAGCAGCAGCTGATATTGCTGTAGCTGTTTTCGTAATGCCTTTTAATGTAGCGTATAATATAATGGGCAAGTGGGTTTTCGGGCTTCATCTTTGTAAGGCATGGTTGACGTGTGACGTTTTGTGCTGCACAGCCTCAATTCTTAACTTGGTTGCGATCGCTTTAGATCGCTACTGGGCAATTCACGATCCAATAAACTATGCCCAGAAAAGAACCTTAAACAGGGTCTTATTTATGATCTTGGGCGTGTGGTCCATGAGTTTAGTAATATCTGTACCACCGCTGATTGGTTGGAACGACTGGCCGGAAACTTTTACCACTCAGACACCCTGCCAGTTGACGGAAGAAAGGGGTTACGTAGTATATTCCGCCAGTGGATCATTTTTTAGTCCATTAATCATCATGACAGTCGTTTACATAAAGATATTTCAAACAGCAAGGAACAGAATTCGCGTTAAAGCAAAAGCTGCTGCTAATATCATGAAAAAGGACGCAGACGTGAACGTTACTTCAGCTAAGTCTCTAAACATTCCTGTTAAAACAGTTTCTTCTGATGTGTCCAGCCGTGAGACAAAAACTGATAATTCGAGTGTCAATTGTAATTCTTCATCCATTGAAATGGAAGATAAATCATCCACACCGCAGAATtcaatttctaaagaaaatcaGGACAACAACGCTACAGCCACCGTAGATGAAACCAAAGAAGAAACTGAAGTAGAGAAACCAGTTGCTGCAGTTGTAACAGTTCGCAGTTATATGGAGCAAAAAGAACGCATATGTCTCCAAAAAGAACGAAGAGCTGCTCAAGTTCTTGGCATTGTCATGGGTGTTTTTGTTCTTTGCTGGCTTCCTTTCTTTTTGATGTACATTATACTACCATTTTGTGACAGCTGTTACATTTCGGGAGATATAATGAATTTCATTACTTGGCTTGGGTATTTGAACTCGGCTCTAAATCCAGTCATATATACTGTTTTCAATACTGACTTCAGAAGATCTTTTCATAATCTGCTTTTTGGCAAGCACAGGTCATAACTTCCTTGATGTGCTTCCAAGAAGTGTTTCATCCGGGTATTACGTCGTTTGGTGTATATAACTCATGTATGTGTCTTCAGTGTCACAAAAAACATGAATGAATGCAAGCAAAATGCAATGTAAATTGTAATTCTTACTgtcagttttaaagaaaatggtaTTAGCATTTATTTTCGTGCGAGTTGGTAAGTAAGTAGACCAATGGATAATGGTAACGTTTAAACAATTATTATAGATTTATATAACTTAGCTCTGTACCATctaatttaaaagatatttttaaaaattactaaaatttattAGTTACGTAGGTCTTAAGATTTAGGTTTATTTGAATATATCCAGTGACACATTTTACTTTTGTGTTTTTTCTAAGTGTCTATGACTTACAATAAAACTATATTATTACTTTATAACGTAAAAACGCACATGTTCTGGATCTGAGGGGAAAATTAACACCTTCAGTAATAGATGAGTATGACACTAGGTATCGCACTTACCgagtacaaacttttaaacaaacatggacgagcaaattaacatagcatacaggcgagaaattcatcatcaattatttataaatatacaggcgaacaaaatgacctttgaattttctactacggacaaagccgtgccgcaagtataataataaatacagatgACGAATTGAAGTAAAGAAAATCACACCAGTGTGCAGTTTTAGTACACAATATTTTATCAACAtttctaaaaatgattttttaaccaTATAAACAAGCGtcacaaactgtttttttttttaattcttcgcaCCAGAGCATATTTTCTGTTGCCCTGAGGGCAAAGCACCTAAATTTCTTAT from Uloborus diversus isolate 005 chromosome 5, Udiv.v.3.1, whole genome shotgun sequence encodes:
- the LOC129223123 gene encoding probable G-protein coupled receptor No18, encoding MSCRAPKRYLFVKRFFSLHSVSEKKLRRLQGLLRGEDTPKELRKNAIHRIRFSFFATSGSNHKMEENERSDFDIYGNKSLLNFTEFLNKSFALLDISDRNDSQNDFSGKASGLTMPLLQAILTAIVLGVIMFGTMVGNILVVLSVFTYKPLRNVQNIFLVSLAAADIAVAVFVMPFNVAYNIMGKWVFGLHLCKAWLTCDVLCCTASILNLVAIALDRYWAIHDPINYAQKRTLNRVLFMILGVWSMSLVISVPPLIGWNDWPETFTTQTPCQLTEERGYVVYSASGSFFSPLIIMTVVYIKIFQTARNRIRVKAKAAANIMKKDADVNVTSAKSLNIPVKTVSSDVSSRETKTDNSSVNCNSSSIEMEDKSSTPQNSISKENQDNNATATVDETKEETEVEKPVAAVVTVRSYMEQKERICLQKERRAAQVLGIVMGVFVLCWLPFFLMYIILPFCDSCYISGDIMNFITWLGYLNSALNPVIYTVFNTDFRRSFHNLLFGKHRS